A genomic window from Onychostoma macrolepis isolate SWU-2019 chromosome 22, ASM1243209v1, whole genome shotgun sequence includes:
- the dstyk gene encoding LOW QUALITY PROTEIN: dual serine/threonine and tyrosine protein kinase (The sequence of the model RefSeq protein was modified relative to this genomic sequence to represent the inferred CDS: inserted 1 base in 1 codon): MENPQKNNPLVRDLTRAFSHYNKHNVFLKKNLKETLAFFREIRQNHSNTCSSTPGALDTGQLSCISLPRHEEDYLQNVVGSAPYILILGQDCSARYQLLNCLLGERLLPLGSEVGGACGPEGGACRRRKLCFTHGRQTRLSLALPGQYELVHQLAAHCGRWDTVPLEDLEIQECEDPAQRLAELEITLHHALLQEVKVMVLPCRGVQPLEEALEDCKRGILPIILYAVSKDALSAEQLSDLQKVRETLLFPVCFVRTPGGPSDPGALHRHLLSLELIGAAAGNCACGAPAQTQSILXRESGRLQRVLGPFTRQLLQSQQVEAASLLNAVHCRCLDLFINQAFDMQRDLQITPRRLEYTREKEGELFSSLMAIANRKQEEMKEMIVETLSSMKEQLLEDAANLEFTDIIMSSNGEPVSSKDIKMCISQIQDLIVVQLNQAVANKLTSSVDYLRESFVGTLERCLGSLEKNTPESCSNVTSNHLKQILNAAYNVEVTFHSGSSVTRLFWEQIKQIIHRITWVNPPSITAEWKRKVAQDAIESLSAAKLAKSICSQFRTRLNSSHEAFAASLRQLEEGHTGRLERTEDLWLRVRKDHAPRLARLSLESRSLRDILLHGKPKMGRELGRGQYGVVYLCDSWGGRHPCALKSVVPPDDKHWNDLALEFHYTRSLPKHDRLVNLHGSVIDHSYGGGSSIAVLLIMERLHRDLYTGLKAGLSLKERLQIALDVVEGIRFLHGQGLLHRDIKLKNVLLDKQNRAKITDLGFCKPEAMMSGSIVGTPIHMAPELFTGKYDNSVDVYAFGILFWYLCSGSVKLPEAFERCSSKDQLWTNVKKGSRPERLATFDEECWQLMEACWNGDPSQRPLLGIVQPSLQSIMDRLCDNSDQKSGNLEDSN; encoded by the exons GTCAGCTCAGCTGCATCTCGCTCCCGCGTCACGAGGAGGACTATCTGCAGAATGTGGTCGGTAGCGCCCCCTACATCCTCATCCTGGGCCAGGACTGTTCGGCCCGATACCAGCTGCTCAACTGCCTGCTGGGAGAGAGGCTCCTCCCCCTGGGCTCGGAGGTGGGCGGGGCCTGCGGGCCGGAGGGCGGGGCCTGCAGGAGGAGGAAGCTGTGCTTCACGCACGGGCGTCAGACACGCTTGAGCCTGGCGCTGCCGGGGCAGTATGAGCTGGTGCATCAGCTGGCGGCGCACTGCGGACGCTGGGACACGGTTCCGCTCGAGGACCTGGAGATCCAGGAGTGCGAGGATCCCGCGCAGCGATTGGCCGAGCTGGAGATCACGCTGCATCATGCGCTGCTACAG GAGGTGAAGGTCATGGTGCTCCCGTGCCGCGGCGTGCAGCCGCTGGAGGAGGCTCTGGAGGACTGCAAGCGCGGCATCCTTCCCATCATCCTCTACGCCGTCAGTAAAGACGCGCTGAGCGCCGAGCAGCTGAGCGACCTGCAGAAGGTGCGCGAGACACTGCTGTTCCCCGTCTGCTTCGTGCGGACCCCCGGCGGCCCCTCGGACCCCGGGGCCCTCCACAGGCATCTGCTGTCTCTGGAGCTGATCGGCGCAGCCGCGGGGAACTGCGCCTGCGGGGCTCCGGCTCAGACGCAGAGCATTC GGAGAGAGTCTGGGCGTCTGCAGCGTGTGCTGGGGCCCTTCACTCGACAGCTGCTGCAGAGCCAACAAGTGGAGGCCGCCTCGCTGCTCAACGCCGTCCACTGCCGCTGCCTCGACCTCTTCATCAACCAG GCGTTCGACATGCAGAGGGATCTTCAGATCACGCCGCGGCGGCTGGAGTACACTCGCGAGAAGGAGGGCGAGCTCTTTAGCTCCCTGATGGCCATCGCTAACCGCAAGCAGGAGGAGATGAAGGAGATGATCGTGGAGACACTGAGCAGCATGAAGGAGCAGCTGCTGGAGGACGCCGCTAACCTGGAGTTCACAG acATCATCATGTCGTCTAACGGCGAGCCGGTGAGCTCGAAGGACATTAAGATGTGCATCAGTCAGATCCAGGACCTGATCGTGGTGCAGCTCAATCAGGCCGTGGCTAATAAACTGACCAGCTCAGTGGACTATCTGAGGGAGAGCTTCGTGGGGACGCTGGAGAGATGCCTGGGCAGCCTAGAGAAGAACACACCCGAGTCCTGCAGCAACGTCACCTCCAAccacctcaaacag ATCCTGAACGCGGCGTATAACGTGGAGGTGACCTTCCACTCGGGCTCCTCCGTCACCAGGCTCTTCTGGGAGCAGATCAAACAG ATCATCCACCGCATCACGTGGGTCAATCCTCCGTCCATCACGGCCGAGTGGAAGCGCAAGGTCGCGCAGGACGCCATCGAGAGCCTGAGCGCCGCCAAACTGGCCAAGAGCATCTGCTCTCAGTTCAGGACCAGACTCAACAGCTCCCACGAGGCCTTCGCCGCCTCGCTCCGACAG ctggaGGAGGGGCACACGGGGCGTCTGGAGCGAACTGAAGACCTGTGGTTGCGGGTCAGGAAGGATCACGCCCCTCGACTCGCCCGCCTGTCACTGGAGAGCCGATCGCTGCGAGACATCCTGCTGCACG GAAAGCCGAAGATGGGCCGTGAGCTGGGCCGTGGTCAGTACGGTGTGGTGTATCTGTGTGATAGCTGGGGCGGCCGTCACCCGTGTGCCCTGAAGTCAGTCGTTCCTCCGGACGACAAGCACTGGAACGACCTCGCGCTGGAGTTCCACTACACACG GTCTCTGCCTAAACACGATCGCTTGGTGAATCTCCACGGGTCGGTTATCGATCACTCGTACGGCGGCGGCTCCAGTATCGCGGTTCTGCTGATCATGGAGCGATTACACCGAGATCTCTACACGGGACTGAAG gCCGGTCTGTCTCTGAAGGAGCGTCTTCAGATCGCTCTGGACGTGGTGGAGGGGATTCGGTTCCTGCACGGTCAGGGCCTCCTGCACCGTGACATCAAGCTGAAGAACGTTCTG TTGGACAAACAGAACCGGGCGAAGATCACTGACCTGGGCTTCTGTAAACCCGAGGCCATGATGTCCGGCAGTATCGTAGGGACGCCCATCCACATGGCGCCGGAGCTCTTCACGG GAAAGTACGATAACTCCGTGGACGTGTACGCGTTTGGGATCCTCTTCTGGTATCTCTGCTCCGGCTCCGTCAAACTCCCAGAAGCCTTTGAGAGATGCTCCAGTAAAGACCAGCTGTGGACCAACGTCAAGAAAG GCTCGCGGCCGGAGCGCTTGGCCACGTTTGACGAGGAGTGCTGGCAGCTGATGGAGGCCTGCTGGAACGGAGACCCTTCCCAGAGACCCCTGCTGGGCATCGTCCAGCCCAGCCTGCAAAGCATCATGGACCGCCTGTGCGACAATTCTGACCAAAAGAGCGGCAACCTGGAAGACTCGAACTGA